Proteins encoded together in one Lachnospiraceae bacterium JLR.KK008 window:
- a CDS encoding chitobiase/beta-hexosaminidase C-terminal domain-containing protein, which yields MTDRKKAYMMSRHKKAVMILIVFSLLLFSSLFWGISGSHLLTSDIDSSFSFSMANGFYADDIQVALSLTSPRTKHLQIHYTLDGSTPNASSPLYTGPITCEAGDDIIAVTIKAVVCDRSQRVAGGPYTATYFVGKNAAVWTNALVVSITADPEDLYSQESGILYPMADCGPTEEDWKEFEEQNCKQRGDEWIRAAHMDVFEPDGSNVISQNIGLCVDGDHGSMTHYPYSLKVLAGTKYDSRHPSFSYDIFHYYNTRGTEFPHIQDFNNLVFRNGGNEYNAGAREPDQRGTMLRWNVGSRLADEAGYMTAGARPAMVFLNGELYCVAQLQDTYNKHNTSAKTRLGKNFLQICKDTERACTQAGGYEDLYYSYPAIEKSPILSAENQNTLEQTVSMNDMFSYYAFELLLNNTDFPKKNYAIWRYTGERTDAPYSDGKFRFLINDLDCIWDFREDDDLWTAYFDHIKEDGTVMGSLIQVSEYKTAFLNSLCDLMNSGLFDWEHLDVVINEANQDFNLIASYYYSPEDEAKRQRNVSLLKESAFARKEELRNYIQDTFAPSCPYTLAVKAPRTGTSICFSTTELIASDGDFQGTYYGDYPLTLSASCNENRAFSHWKINGKRVDSPEVTLDASLIRNDRITVELITVPSDAGSGLLISEVYAGADGAWIELYNASESAIDMGAYALSNSIPVRSLKFNLPDTTLAPGETFVAGVDNTGIFRLEQGAPVFLTEDDTVADRLTVPIMATTESYGRFGETNEWRYYVQPTKGETN from the coding sequence ATGACCGACAGAAAGAAGGCTTATATGATGTCCAGACACAAAAAAGCAGTTATGATACTGATCGTTTTCAGTCTTTTATTATTCTCCTCTCTCTTTTGGGGTATTTCAGGCAGTCACCTGCTGACCTCAGACATTGACAGCAGCTTTTCCTTTTCTATGGCTAACGGATTTTATGCGGACGACATTCAGGTTGCCTTATCTCTTACCTCGCCCCGGACAAAACATCTGCAAATACACTATACCCTGGACGGAAGTACTCCGAATGCTTCCTCGCCGCTTTATACCGGGCCTATCACTTGTGAGGCCGGTGACGACATCATAGCCGTCACGATCAAGGCGGTCGTCTGTGACCGCAGTCAGCGCGTGGCAGGCGGACCATATACGGCTACTTATTTTGTGGGAAAAAATGCTGCCGTCTGGACAAATGCCCTTGTTGTCTCCATCACGGCAGACCCAGAAGATCTGTACTCGCAGGAATCCGGCATTCTCTATCCGATGGCTGACTGCGGTCCCACAGAAGAAGACTGGAAGGAGTTCGAAGAGCAGAACTGCAAACAGCGGGGCGATGAATGGATCCGTGCCGCTCACATGGATGTCTTCGAACCGGACGGTTCCAATGTGATCAGTCAGAATATCGGTTTATGTGTGGACGGCGACCATGGGTCCATGACCCATTATCCTTATTCCCTGAAAGTACTCGCTGGTACAAAATATGACAGTCGTCATCCCTCTTTTTCCTACGACATTTTTCACTATTATAATACGAGAGGCACCGAATTTCCTCATATTCAGGATTTCAACAATCTGGTCTTTCGCAACGGTGGCAACGAGTATAATGCCGGCGCCCGGGAACCCGACCAGAGGGGAACGATGCTGCGCTGGAATGTCGGCAGTCGGCTGGCTGACGAGGCAGGTTATATGACGGCAGGCGCCCGCCCCGCCATGGTCTTTCTCAACGGAGAGCTCTACTGTGTCGCTCAGCTTCAGGACACTTATAACAAACATAATACCAGCGCCAAGACACGGCTCGGTAAAAATTTCCTGCAAATCTGTAAAGATACCGAGAGAGCCTGTACACAGGCCGGCGGATATGAGGATCTGTATTATAGCTATCCCGCCATCGAGAAATCCCCGATCCTCTCTGCGGAAAATCAAAACACATTGGAACAAACCGTATCGATGAATGATATGTTTTCTTATTACGCCTTTGAACTGCTACTCAACAACACCGATTTTCCGAAAAAAAATTATGCCATCTGGCGCTATACGGGTGAACGCACCGATGCGCCCTATTCGGACGGAAAGTTCCGCTTTTTGATCAACGATCTGGATTGTATCTGGGATTTTCGTGAAGATGACGATCTGTGGACCGCATATTTTGATCATATCAAAGAAGATGGCACCGTGATGGGTTCTCTCATCCAGGTATCCGAATACAAAACCGCTTTTCTCAATTCGCTCTGCGACCTGATGAACAGTGGGCTTTTTGACTGGGAGCACCTGGATGTGGTCATCAATGAAGCAAACCAGGATTTTAACCTCATCGCTTCTTACTATTACTCCCCCGAGGACGAGGCAAAGAGACAGCGCAATGTATCTCTGCTGAAGGAGAGCGCTTTTGCCCGAAAAGAAGAACTGCGCAACTATATCCAGGATACCTTCGCCCCTTCCTGCCCTTACACACTGGCAGTAAAGGCGCCCCGGACCGGTACTTCCATCTGTTTCAGTACCACGGAGCTGATCGCCTCGGATGGGGATTTCCAGGGAACTTACTACGGGGATTACCCGCTCACTCTGTCCGCATCCTGCAATGAAAACAGAGCATTTTCTCATTGGAAGATAAACGGTAAACGGGTCGACAGCCCGGAGGTCACACTGGACGCCTCTCTGATCCGAAATGACCGGATTACCGTGGAACTCATAACCGTTCCCTCAGACGCCGGCAGCGGGCTTCTCATCAGCGAAGTATACGCTGGCGCAGACGGGGCATGGATCGAGCTGTACAATGCTTCCGAGTCCGCAATAGACATGGGGGCATACGCCCTGTCCAACAGCATTCCGGTCCGCAGTCTGAAATTCAACCTCCCTGACACTACGCTGGCGCCTGGAGAAACCTTTGTAGCAGGAGTGGACAATACCGGGATTTTCCGTCTGGAGCAGGGCGCTCCCGTTTTCCTCACCGAGGACGATACGGTCGCGGATCGTCTGACTGTCCCAATCATGGCCACCACAGAAAGTTATGGGAGATTCGGCGAAACAAATGAGTGGAGATATTATGTTCAGCCTACGAAAGGAGAGACAAACTGA
- a CDS encoding UDP-glucose/GDP-mannose dehydrogenase family protein, giving the protein MKIAVAGTGYVGLVTGVCLSEHGHTVTCVDVDENKVKMMESGKSPIYEPGLEELMVKNMDHLFFTTDYKKAYVDADVIIVAVGTPEKRDGSANLAYVFGVAGQIAASVTKECVVIIKSTVPIGTNDEVERILNENPGEVPVHVASNPEFLAQGTAVPDTMHASRIVIGVNDDFAKEKLLEMYKDFDAPMMTCNRRSAEMIKYASNDFLALKISYMNEIANLCEAIGANVEEVAKGMGFDERIGKRFLHAGIGYGGSCFPKDTKALHHLSAQNGCEMRTVKAAIEVNEGQKYKLSKKARKHYADYNGLNIAVLGLTFKPGTDDLREAPSLVNVPVFLEDGAHVKAWDPVGAENFKKRIPDDNISYCSTVEEALQDADICFIFTEWKEVKELSLDTYSRLMKKPIVMDGRNCYQLDDVRKVPIIYESIGREIVSTIS; this is encoded by the coding sequence ATGAAAATAGCAGTAGCAGGAACGGGGTATGTGGGGCTGGTGACAGGGGTATGCCTGTCGGAGCATGGACATACGGTGACTTGTGTTGATGTAGATGAAAACAAAGTGAAAATGATGGAGAGCGGGAAATCTCCGATCTATGAGCCGGGGTTGGAAGAGCTAATGGTGAAAAATATGGATCATCTGTTTTTCACTACAGATTATAAAAAAGCGTATGTGGATGCGGACGTGATTATCGTGGCCGTGGGAACGCCGGAGAAGAGAGATGGTTCGGCGAATCTTGCCTATGTATTCGGGGTTGCCGGGCAGATCGCTGCCAGTGTGACGAAGGAATGTGTCGTGATCATCAAATCTACCGTACCGATCGGCACCAACGATGAGGTGGAAAGAATTTTAAATGAGAATCCAGGGGAAGTGCCGGTGCATGTGGCTTCTAATCCTGAATTTCTGGCGCAGGGAACCGCAGTGCCGGATACGATGCACGCGTCCCGTATTGTCATCGGTGTCAATGACGATTTTGCAAAAGAAAAGTTGTTGGAGATGTACAAGGATTTTGATGCGCCGATGATGACGTGTAACAGAAGAAGCGCGGAGATGATCAAGTATGCGTCCAATGATTTCCTGGCGCTGAAAATATCTTATATGAATGAGATTGCAAATCTGTGTGAAGCCATAGGCGCCAACGTAGAAGAAGTGGCCAAAGGAATGGGCTTTGATGAGAGGATTGGCAAGCGGTTCTTACATGCGGGTATTGGTTACGGCGGGTCCTGCTTTCCGAAAGATACAAAGGCGCTTCACCATCTGTCAGCACAGAACGGCTGTGAGATGCGGACGGTGAAAGCGGCTATAGAAGTAAATGAAGGGCAGAAATACAAATTATCAAAAAAGGCGAGAAAACATTATGCTGATTATAACGGCCTGAATATCGCCGTGCTGGGACTTACGTTTAAACCGGGGACCGATGATCTGCGGGAAGCACCATCGCTTGTCAATGTACCGGTATTTCTGGAAGATGGCGCACATGTAAAGGCATGGGATCCGGTAGGTGCGGAGAACTTTAAAAAGCGGATTCCGGATGATAATATCTCATACTGCAGTACGGTGGAAGAGGCTTTACAGGATGCAGACATCTGTTTTATCTTTACGGAATGGAAAGAGGTAAAGGAACTGTCTCTGGACACATATTCCAGACTGATGAAAAAGCCGATCGTTATGGATGGACGCAACTGCTATCAGCTTGATGACGTCAGAAAAGTGCCGATCATATATGAAAGCATTGGCCGGGAAATTGTCAGCACGATAAGTTAA
- a CDS encoding glycosyltransferase family 2 protein, whose protein sequence is MDKTMDTITLSVVIPCYNEKDTIETVLDAVRDCGVKNTEIIVVDDYSQDGTRDLLQGPLRAKIDRLIFHKSNQGKGAALAKGFQAATGDIVVVQDADLEYDPKDFVRLLEPFICGRKDADVVYGSRYARGEKYMIKRFYHTAGNKFLTLLSNLFTDLGLTDMETCYKMFRRELIQSITIEEKRFGFEPEITAKVAKKRCRIYEMPISYYPRSYNQGKKIGVKDGFRALYCIMKYNLFS, encoded by the coding sequence ATGGATAAGACAATGGATACTATCACGCTTTCAGTAGTCATTCCCTGCTACAACGAAAAAGATACGATCGAAACAGTCCTGGATGCTGTTCGCGACTGCGGTGTGAAAAACACGGAGATTATCGTCGTGGATGACTACTCCCAGGACGGAACAAGAGATCTTCTGCAGGGCCCGCTCCGCGCAAAGATCGACCGTCTGATCTTTCACAAGAGCAATCAGGGAAAAGGCGCTGCTCTCGCTAAGGGATTTCAGGCCGCGACCGGCGATATTGTAGTCGTACAGGATGCTGATCTGGAATACGATCCCAAAGATTTTGTCCGCCTTCTCGAACCCTTTATCTGTGGCAGAAAAGATGCGGACGTCGTATATGGTTCCCGTTACGCAAGAGGGGAAAAATATATGATCAAACGTTTCTATCACACGGCAGGCAACAAATTTCTGACACTATTGTCGAATCTTTTTACCGATCTTGGCCTGACCGATATGGAGACATGCTATAAAATGTTCCGTCGTGAGCTGATCCAGTCTATCACCATTGAGGAAAAACGGTTTGGATTTGAACCGGAGATCACTGCCAAAGTAGCTAAGAAGCGTTGCCGGATTTATGAGATGCCGATCTCGTATTACCCCCGCTCATACAATCAGGGCAAGAAGATCGGAGTCAAAGACGGTTTCCGCGCTCTCTACTGCATTATGAAATATAATCTTTTTTCCTGA
- a CDS encoding UDP-glucuronic acid decarboxylase family protein produces MNRILVTGGAGFLGSHLCERLLQDGNDVICVDNLYTGSKDNIRHLMSNPYFEFIRHDVTEPLYVEVDQIYNLACPASPVHYQANPVKTTKTSVYGALNMLGLAKRVGARILQASTSEVYGDPEVHPQPETYRGCVNPIGVRSCYDEGKRVAETLFFDYRRMHGLQIKVMRIFNTYGPRMNPSDGRVVSNFIVQALKNKDITIYGDGSQTRSFCYVDDLIEGMVRLMASPDQFTGPCNIGNPGEFTILQLAEKVIQLTGSQSQIVYRPLPSDDPLQRKPVIDLAKTHLDWEPHIALDEGLKKTIEYFKRVV; encoded by the coding sequence ATGAACCGAATACTTGTAACAGGAGGAGCCGGGTTTCTTGGCTCCCATCTCTGTGAACGACTGCTTCAGGACGGAAACGATGTCATCTGTGTTGACAATCTCTACACAGGAAGCAAAGACAATATCCGTCATCTGATGTCCAACCCTTATTTTGAATTTATTCGTCATGACGTCACAGAACCTCTATATGTGGAAGTCGACCAGATCTACAATCTCGCCTGTCCGGCAAGCCCTGTCCATTATCAGGCCAATCCGGTGAAAACGACAAAAACAAGCGTCTATGGCGCACTCAATATGCTTGGTCTTGCCAAACGGGTAGGCGCCAGAATCTTGCAGGCCAGCACAAGCGAAGTATACGGCGACCCGGAAGTTCATCCACAGCCTGAGACCTACCGCGGCTGCGTCAATCCTATCGGTGTCCGTTCCTGCTATGATGAGGGCAAACGAGTGGCGGAAACTCTGTTTTTTGATTACCGCCGGATGCACGGACTGCAGATCAAGGTCATGCGTATCTTCAATACGTATGGTCCCCGCATGAACCCGTCCGATGGACGTGTCGTCTCTAATTTTATCGTGCAGGCACTGAAGAACAAAGACATAACAATCTATGGCGATGGCTCCCAGACAAGAAGTTTCTGTTATGTTGACGATCTGATTGAAGGCATGGTGCGGCTGATGGCCTCGCCGGATCAGTTCACCGGCCCATGTAACATCGGTAATCCGGGAGAGTTTACGATCTTACAGCTTGCGGAAAAAGTGATTCAGCTTACCGGTTCCCAGTCCCAGATCGTCTATCGGCCACTGCCATCTGATGATCCGCTTCAGCGCAAGCCTGTCATTGATCTTGCAAAAACACATCTCGATTGGGAGCCTCACATTGCTCTCGATGAAGGTTTGAAAAAAACGATTGAATATTTTAAACGGGTTGTTTAA
- the rfbD gene encoding dTDP-4-dehydrorhamnose reductase, whose amino-acid sequence MKKVIVTGCNGQLGRAFNRVMEDNTEYSLVNTDVGELDITDIEKVMALAREVKPCAILNCAAHTNVNGCETDRDGAFMINAIGARNLSIAAQETGAKMIQISTDYVFSGNGDKPYREFDPVDPMSAYGSTKLQGEVFVRDLCSRYFILRTAWLYGEGNNFVKTMLRLSETNDKVQVVQDQYGTPTYAMELAKAVAYLLPTDNYGIFHATCEGECSWAAFAREIFRLAGKSTAVEGITTQEYEEKFPGQAHRPAYSVLDNYMFERTTDFRFASWETAIAEYVKTL is encoded by the coding sequence ATGAAAAAAGTGATTGTGACAGGATGCAATGGGCAGCTCGGGAGAGCATTTAACCGGGTTATGGAGGATAACACAGAATACAGTCTTGTGAACACGGATGTGGGCGAACTTGACATTACGGATATTGAAAAAGTAATGGCGCTTGCGAGAGAGGTGAAGCCCTGTGCGATTCTTAACTGCGCTGCGCATACAAATGTCAACGGTTGTGAGACGGACCGAGACGGCGCATTTATGATCAATGCCATCGGGGCGAGAAATCTGAGTATTGCGGCGCAGGAGACAGGTGCGAAGATGATACAGATTTCGACGGACTATGTCTTTTCAGGGAATGGGGATAAACCATATCGGGAATTTGATCCGGTAGATCCGATGAGTGCCTATGGCAGTACAAAACTTCAGGGCGAGGTTTTTGTCAGAGATCTTTGCAGCAGGTATTTTATCCTGCGTACAGCGTGGCTGTACGGTGAAGGAAATAATTTTGTAAAGACAATGCTCAGGTTGTCAGAGACAAACGATAAGGTGCAGGTCGTGCAGGATCAGTATGGAACGCCGACCTATGCGATGGAGCTGGCAAAGGCAGTGGCATACCTGCTCCCCACGGACAATTATGGCATCTTCCATGCGACCTGTGAGGGAGAGTGCAGCTGGGCCGCATTTGCCAGGGAAATCTTCCGCCTTGCTGGGAAATCCACGGCAGTGGAAGGGATCACAACGCAGGAGTATGAGGAGAAGTTTCCGGGGCAGGCGCATCGCCCGGCGTACTCGGTTCTTGACAATTACATGTTTGAGCGGACGACAGATTTTAGATTTGCATCGTGGGAAACAGCGATTGCAGAATATGTGAAAACGCTGTAA